A stretch of DNA from Dehalobacterium formicoaceticum:
CGTCGTTCTGGATGAAGCGGATGAGATGCTGAACATGGGCTTTATTGAAGATATCGAAAATATCTTAAAAGAGGTTCCCACTGAAAGACAAACCCTACTTTTTTCTGCCACTATGCCCAAACCTATTCAAACTTTGGCACAGCAATTTATGATCAATCCCACTCTTGTCAGCATTAAAAATAAAGAGGTAACGGTTCCGGACACCAGACAGTATTATATCGAGGTGCAGGAACGCCAAAAATTTGACCTTTTATGCCGATTATTAGATATTCAGTCCCCTGAGTCAGCAATTATTTTTGGCCGCACGAAGCGGCGGGTTGATGAATTGTGTGAAGCCTTGAATACCCGGGGCTACTCAGTGGAAGGCCTGCACGGTGACCTGAACCAATCTAAGAGGGACAGCGTGCTGCGGCATTTTCGGGAAGGGACAACAGAAATTCTGGTGGCTACTGATGTGGCGGCAAGGGGTCTGGATATTCCCGGCGTTACTCACATCTACAATTTTGATGTTCCTCAGGACCCGGAAGGCTATGTGCATCGTATAGGACGAACCGGCCGGGCAGGAAAATCCGGCTTGGCGGTGACTTTTGTCACGCCCCGGGAGATGGGGCAGTTAAGATTAATCGAACAGGCAATTCGGAAAAGGATTGACCGTAAACCAATTCCCACATTTTTAGAGGTGGTGGTTGGCCAGCAAAAGCAGACAGTGGAAAAGTTACTCAGTGTGATCGAAGAAGAGGATCTTACATCCTATCGGGAACTGGCCGAAGAGCTTTTGGCGGATAATGATTCAATAACATTGATTGCCGCTGCCTTAAAGCTCTTGACCAAGGAACCCAACACCACCCCGGTGAAGATTACCGAGGAAGCACCCTTGCGCGTTAAAAAGCAGCGCAATTTTAATACCCGATCAGATCATCACCGTAAATGGGATGGAAACCGGGGCTATAAAAAACCCCAGGGCCGAAGGCAGAATGCTCCGCAAAAACCGAATAAAAAGGATTTTTAAATTTTTGAGGGAACCGCAAGGTTCTCTCTTTTTAATTTTGGTCGGATGGTCAATATTTACATCGACAAATTGATTACAAAGTGATATCATAATAATATAATATTAATATAGTGGGGGCGATGTAATGAATGAGTATCCGGCGTGGAAAATGAATGGTTTTGTGGCGGTGTTGTTATTTATCGGCTTGGCAGCCGGGGCGGTCTATTCTTTTGTGGGGATGAGATTTATTCTGGGAAGTATTTTTACCTTGTTAGCGTTGGTGATTGCCGGCGGGATTATGATGGTCCAGCCTAATCAGTCAAAAGTGATCACTTTTTTTGGCCGCT
This window harbors:
- a CDS encoding DEAD/DEAH box helicase, producing the protein MDMFNEIGLSEAVIKATINMGFEEPTPIQAQTIPLALKGEDVIGQAQTGTGKTAAFGIPMVEKMTSGPEYIQGLVVAPTRELAIQVAEELNKIGQFKRVRALPIYGGQDINYQIRALKNRPQIIVGTPGRLMDHMRRRTIRLHNVEIVVLDEADEMLNMGFIEDIENILKEVPTERQTLLFSATMPKPIQTLAQQFMINPTLVSIKNKEVTVPDTRQYYIEVQERQKFDLLCRLLDIQSPESAIIFGRTKRRVDELCEALNTRGYSVEGLHGDLNQSKRDSVLRHFREGTTEILVATDVAARGLDIPGVTHIYNFDVPQDPEGYVHRIGRTGRAGKSGLAVTFVTPREMGQLRLIEQAIRKRIDRKPIPTFLEVVVGQQKQTVEKLLSVIEEEDLTSYRELAEELLADNDSITLIAAALKLLTKEPNTTPVKITEEAPLRVKKQRNFNTRSDHHRKWDGNRGYKKPQGRRQNAPQKPNKKDF